CGGCTCGACTCCTCTGTCCGCTGGGCTCGAATCGCCTCGGAGCCCGTGGGCCGCGAAGCCTAGCACGCCAAAAACAGCGCCTGAACCTCGCGCCGGCCACTTCCGCCAGGCCTCGGAACCGGCTTCCACTCCGCCGCCTCGAGGCCAATCCGCGCCGGGAGCGCAGCAAACGTATAATTCCCTGTCCATGACCGCATCCGCCGTACCCTCCCAGGCTGCCGCCGCAGCGGTCAGCGCAGAGCTGCTCAGCAAGGTCTACCGGGTGCATGCGAATCCGATGAGTCGCGCCGTCGAGCTTCTCACCCGGCGGCAACGGCACCGGGCCTTCCACGCCCTCGACAACGTCAGTTTCGAGGTGCCGCAAGGCCAGGGCTTCGGTCTCATCGGCGAGAACGGCGCCGGCAAGAGCACGCTGCTTAAGATCCTCTCCGGGATCACGGCGCAGTCGAGCGGAAAGCTCGAGGTGCGCGGCAAGGTGGCGTCGATTCTCGAGCTCGGGTCGGCGTTCCACCCGGAGCTCTCCGGGCGGCAGAACATCGTGCTGAACGCCGCCCTGCTCGGGCTCTCCGAGAGCGAGATCCGCACCAAGACGCCGCAGATCATCGCCTTCAGCGAGCTCGACGGATTCATCGACCAGCCAGTGAAGACCTATTCGACCGGCATGGCGATGCGCCTCGGCTTCGCCATCGCCACGCAGGTCGAACCCGACGTCCTGATCATCGACGAGGCGCTCTCGGTCGGTGACGGCTACTTCCAGAAGAAGTGCATCGATCGTCTCCTCGAATTCACCTCCGGCGGCGGCACGCTGCTCCTCTGCTCGCACGCCATGTACTACATCTCCGCCTTCTGCAGCCAGGCCCTCTGGCTGCAGAACGGCAAG
Above is a window of Thermoanaerobaculia bacterium DNA encoding:
- a CDS encoding ABC transporter ATP-binding protein; this translates as MTASAVPSQAAAAAVSAELLSKVYRVHANPMSRAVELLTRRQRHRAFHALDNVSFEVPQGQGFGLIGENGAGKSTLLKILSGITAQSSGKLEVRGKVASILELGSAFHPELSGRQNIVLNAALLGLSESEIRTKTPQIIAFSELDGFIDQPVKTYSTGMAMRLGFAIATQVEPDVLIIDEALSVGDGYFQKKCIDRLLEFTSGGGTLLLCSHAMYYISAFCSQALWLQNGKVAAYGPAQDVVRKYEEFLLAKAGHSHAEDAITPGPARIRDVRLPGGTLARQGENFVLELDWKSDDPTLEFHVGIGLNRIDGIEVCSFSTNQDGRPPYSGARGYSVRLELPDLQILKGRFTIYAFLLDGAGLHIYDRQILADAFAVESPRYAIGLAHFPHRWSGGAAPSGSADSSRRETPLHV